The Salminus brasiliensis chromosome 4, fSalBra1.hap2, whole genome shotgun sequence nucleotide sequence aataaacataataaaataagcaGTAATTTATGTGttaatttctatttttttatttttttatttattctaatagtATATGATGCTTTAACTGGTATTCCACATGTACTGCCCAGATAAATGGGTTTTAAACAGTTGCTTAGGTGCCTGAGCCTGCATGTGTAAATCTGGGGTAACGTTGGGGAATAAGCCTCCCATACTGATAAGCATTTGAATGGCTGTGGTATAATTCATTAATTGATTTTATCTGGTTGACAGCATTCATGGGAAAGTTGTTGGGGTCAGATGATGTAATTTTTGTTACTGTTTTGTTACTAAAATCCAGCATTTATACTAAGTTGTGCACATTGTTAAATGTGTATGATTAAATGGAGGTAATGAAGAAGGGCTTttcttttgtaaaatgtaaacattttggGATAAGAAGTCAacaatttttttgcattttgtcgAGTGTAGATCACTACAAAGACACAAAGTTGTTCATGGGAGTTTCcaagctagctaacattagcatttaATGCTAGCTGTAACAAGCCATCTGGCGGTAGTTGAATTTGTACATACAAAACATATATTAACACAATCACAATCACTCCAGCTATGGTTTATGcacaggaccccccccccccacacacacacacacacacttcatgtgTCTTCATGTGTAAAATGATTTACTATGAAATGGACAATCTCTGCTGCAAAAGCTTATTGCTTTGTTTTCCCCAGTCCCCTGAAGTTCCTGCTTACATTCATCTtggagaaaaaataaatatctgTGTACTTTGCTTGTTTTAAAGACCCttgaacaagaaaaaagaaaaacctaaTACAAAGTACTATTGCATCAAGGAGAGGTTTGGTCAAATTGTGTTGTTCTCTGGACTTAGGCAAAGCCTTTGAACCATCAAAGCTTTGTTTGGTTGCCAGCCTACCAAATACTTTTCCCTGCTATCAAAAGCACATCACTGTTTGTCATCTTTTTGTAGCAAATGAAATGCAGTGTGCTTTTTTTGCTCATGAAACTGGTCGTTTAATTGCTTTTCCCTTTTGCATAAAAGGAGCGAGATTATGAGTGTAGGCCTAGTCTGATCTTAATTTATTTTCAAAATAAGTGTGTTCAGAGCCTGTGAGCATAGCATGGGATTGTGGGTGTATGTAAAACATTCTGGACTGTTTTCCCGGCAACAGATTAAGCTCAGTCTTGGCAGAACAAGTTCTGACACCTTTGTGTGGCACATTTTGTGCATTTTTGGGGTGGAGGGAGGGGGCTGCGGGTGTGCTGTACATGTGTGCTGTGATTCAACATTTTGCttatgagcgtgtgtgtgtgtattatgtgcAGGATAAGGTGGAGCAGCTGAAGGAGGAGGTTCGCATGCAGTACCAGAAGATGCAGCAGTTCTTGGAAGAGGACTTGGGGAAGACTCTGGAGGTGCTGGAAAAGGCACGCTCCAAGTTCTGCCAAGAAAACTCCAGCCAGGTCCTGCAGCTCAATGAGCGGCACCAGGAGGCCAAAAAACTGCTGGGCTCCATTCAGATGGTGTTCGACAAGGCTGATGATATCAACTTCATGAAGGTGAGACGTCTTTTCTGTTCCCCTCATCCACACCCAcaccttcttctttctctccctcactctgccTTGAGCTGTAAATCTCCCCCGCACACGCCAACACCCACGCGCTCACATTCGCTCACATAAATACACAGTGTGAATGTGGCCATACCTGTGAGAAATACTTCAGCGCAGCGTGTGTTTGTCACAAGAGCCGAGCTTCCAAATTTTGTTTCCTCGCTCATGAACAAAGAGGCAGTCATGCAACAGCTTGTAGACTACTTGTCCTCTAAATGCCTCTTCCTTTTCCATTTCTCTTCCAGAACACAAAATCTGTGAAAATAATCATGGATAGGTAAGTCATTAACTAGGTAATAACATTTAGAAAATGCCAAGAGGTATATTTATGGTCAAACGTAATTGGAAATTGCACAATGTCAGatgatctttctttttttcccctctcttcaCAGGTCTCAGACATGTATAGGCAGTTCACTACCTCCTTATAAAGCAGGTCACCTTAACTCCAAAGTCTTTCTCTCTGAGAGttccaaaaaggaaaaaagcctGCGGAAAATACTGGAAGGTACATCATGCCTGGAAATCAGCTTTATACAAACTGCTTTGATCTCGCAATAGTCCTTCCCATGCTCTACCCACAAATGCACTCTTTCGTAGCAGCAGTTTATAAAGGTTGGAGAAGCTTTAGAGGAAAAAGTAATTCACGCTAATAAGACATTGTGATACACAGCTCAAGGTGTGTCAGAATATCAAACTTTAGGGGGGTTGATCATTTCAAATAGTCCTTAATTGGTACACATGTAAAAGGCTAACATGCTCATTgggggcctgtatggttagcccaactggaaaccagattttgttttgtcctcaggttccacgttggccccatctgggttgtacattgCATATGAGGCCTATATGGGACGCATGTGAGATTTAGTTGGGCTGTAataatggggcccatttgggaagcccaacttgGACCTAGTAAAACCGCATGTAAAAACCCACTCAGAGGGCAGTCAGAATGTTGTTGGTACTTCAGCCATGCTACAATAGCTAGTGTCATAAATAGGGACATTCACTTTGAAGCAAGCAATGCTGAAATAGCTGAAGGCAAAGAACTTTTATCTTAGCTTTGGGGAAATCCAGTCCGGGATAAGCCTAGGTTTATCCAAGATAGCCTTgataaaacagaaaaatataCCCTATGTGCCTGAAATGTGTAACCTTTCAGCTTTGTGCAGAATGCACATTAATACAAACGCTCAAAATGTAGACATTTTGCACTGGAGTTTCTCATTAGATTGAAGGGGTGTTTTGAGAGATCTTTGTCTACATCAACTGATTGATGTGATTACACTGTATTTTGTAagtgttttgattggctgttaaGGTGTGTGACTGTCTCTGAGAAATCTTGCAGCTAACCCAGGTTTCAGACATGTTTCAAGTGAGCTGCACGAGGCTTATGTTGTGCAACACAAATGAGTTTCTTGTGAGACAGCCTGAAGTTGTGTCAAAGTTTTACCATTTGAAAGAGTGCATTTGCGAACATGGGAACATGCATAGGCCAGAAGTTTTATTCTCATCATTCCTCTATCTCTGTGCTCCTCTGTCCAGCACCCTTCTCTGCTCCTGCACACTTCCTCCAGAGCGTTCCCGTCTACCCCTGCGGTGTGAGCAGCTCGGCACCTGAGAAACGCAAGCACTCGACTGCCTTCCCAGAAAGCAGCAGCACCTTCCTGGActcgtcctcctcttcctcctcctcatccgGCCCGGTGAGCAAGCAGCAGTTTCTGGGTCCCAGTTCCAGCTCTGCTGACGGTCCGTCCTCCCAGCCGCCCACCATGGCCCCCTGCAGTTCAGCCCAGCACATTGTGGGCCTCGGCGGCAACAGCAGCGGCGCTCAGCCTTCCCACCATTCCGGCTCTGTCTTCACTCCCTCCCACTACCCCAACGCCAGCTCCTCGCAGCAGACCGTGTTGCCGCAGTACGGAAGCCGCAAGATCCTGATGTGCACGATGGACAATTGCTACTGCTCCAGTGTGCCGTCTGTGTCGGGTCACCGTGGCCACACTCCCTACACACGCTCAGGCTCTTTCCCCTGGACACAGGAGTACTCGCATTCCCTGCCCCCGGCGCCCTCCATGGCACAGCCTCTGCAGAGCCTGTCAGTGCGCGACTGGATTGACGCCTCACAGAGCCACAGGCACGCCGAATTCTACGGCCTGTACAGCCAGTCTTCTACCAAACACTACGTCGCCAGTTAACCTTCCACCATTGTCAGGAGCGCACTTCTGATTCCTCTCAGTTTCCTTCCCTTCCATGAAATTTTGGcacttttgtcttcttttacaTTAGCTGACGCAAGTCGTGACACCCACCCAACCACGTATCTTATCATCTTCCATCTTAAGTCTCGAAAAGCTTCTG carries:
- the trim8a gene encoding E3 ubiquitin-protein ligase TRIM8a; its protein translation is MSTQPAEMAENWKNCFEEELICPICLHVFVEPIQLPCKHNFCRGCISEAWAKETGLVRCPECNHAYNQKPNLEKNIKLTNIVEKFNALNAEKTPMVLQCILCRRGPALPVQKVCLRCNAPCCQSHIQTHLQQPSPNPGHLMVDIEDLRAWTCPQHDEYRLFHCEAEQVAVCQYCCFSRCAANHSHAVCDVELRRNDIREMLMKQQDRVDNRVQDIEDQLYKLESDKRQVEDKVEQLKEEVRMQYQKMQQFLEEDLGKTLEVLEKARSKFCQENSSQVLQLNERHQEAKKLLGSIQMVFDKADDINFMKNTKSVKIIMDRSQTCIGSSLPPYKAGHLNSKVFLSESSKKEKSLRKILEAPFSAPAHFLQSVPVYPCGVSSSAPEKRKHSTAFPESSSTFLDSSSSSSSSSGPVSKQQFLGPSSSSADGPSSQPPTMAPCSSAQHIVGLGGNSSGAQPSHHSGSVFTPSHYPNASSSQQTVLPQYGSRKILMCTMDNCYCSSVPSVSGHRGHTPYTRSGSFPWTQEYSHSLPPAPSMAQPLQSLSVRDWIDASQSHRHAEFYGLYSQSSTKHYVAS